One genomic window of Arachis stenosperma cultivar V10309 chromosome 10, arast.V10309.gnm1.PFL2, whole genome shotgun sequence includes the following:
- the LOC130957324 gene encoding uncharacterized protein LOC130957324, translating into MYDHLICTQFSKEYTLWFYHGETEVGDPSSNVSNSDASNAFDDFNQDSIHDMLGDAFGTDMHWANEVSLESDEDIDGVERVMPDVADAAEFEELASHAELLLYEGCTRYSRLSFLVKMYHIKCICGMTDKAMSMIFELLHDAFEHAKIPSSFYEAKKTILKLGMNYEKIHACPNNCMLYWGEDKEKEMCKVCNRSRWKLDTKGGEIQESNDGNIRKKVPAKVLRYFPLKPRLQRLFLSSKTAEAMRWHDVAPKEDGVMTHPRDSEAWKMFDLKNTSFAEDPRNIRLALATDGINPYCSMNANSSTWPVILIPYNTPPWICMKRTSFILSMIIPGKKMPGNNIDVYLQPLIKELKELWNEGVDAYDSFEKKAFKLHAALMWTISDFPGLGILSGWNTYTGLACPSCNFDSVPFQLPHSRKSCFIGHRRFLNQRHRFRLNRVRFNGEQEFRNPPKRLSGLDILEQVKDINVTFGRKEEAKVRGTKSKDHLNARKDLKALGCKQDLWPDENGKYAPAIFTLTNKGKKAFLSTLKNISVPDGYSSNISRCIDVDNLKINGMLKSHDNHILMQQLLPLAMRTSLPSEVSAILIELCSFFRKLCEKRLIIKDLDKLQDQIVLTLCHMEMLFSPSFFTVMIHLVVHLVEEVKLGGPVQYRWMYPIERYLRQLKSYVRNKAQPEGSIAEGYLMQEILTFCSRYLDNIETIWNRRKRVGNEPTQIDPNSRISKLFPQVGESNNGFTYFTLSPIEKRQAHRHVLTNCRSVDNYLRDYRDIVKKRLRSRTRDTTEIDKKICTNLNKLPDVDKDILISLSQGPYDQARKFSSYDVNGYRFRTLARDNGLKTQNSGVFGTFGTRSYSSSKDTRMNFGAVPYYGKLVDIIELFYNGFTVLLFKCQWANTTSPRGIKKDNLGFLSVNFTRLIHTGEHEDDEPYIKASEAQMVYYVDDEKEKGWCIPIHLKPRDLYNMSGDNMGEDDEITVSNDNYPPQDLESLFPDENTNIKLARIVVDDDFPIINENYDENEDMLV; encoded by the exons ATGTACGATCACTTGATATGTACCCAATTCTCGAAAGAATATACACTTTGGTTTTATCACGGAGAGACTGAGGTAGGGGATCCCAGTAGTAACGTCTCAAATAGTGATGCTTCAAATGCTTTTGATGATTTTAATCAAGATTCTATTCATGACATGCTTGGAGATGCTTTTGGAACTGATATGCACTGGGCAAATGAAGTCTCATTAGAGTCAGATGAAGACATTGATGGAGTTGAAAGAGTGATGCCAGATGTAGCTGATGCAGCGGAGTTTGAAGAATTAGCAAGTCATGCAGAACTACTTTTGTATGAAGGGTGTACAAGATATTCAAGATTGTCCTTTTTGGTGAAGATGTATCATATTAAGTGTATATGTGGGATGACTGACAAGGCAATGTCGATGATATTTGAACTCTTACATGATGCATTTGAACATGCAAAGATTCCGAGTTCATTTTATGAAGCAAAGAAAACTATCTTGAAGCTTGGTATGAATTATGAGAAGATACATGCATGCCCGAACAATTGCATGCTGTATTGGGGTGAAGACAAGGAGAAAGAAATGTGTAAAGTTTGCAACAGGTCTAGATGGAAACTAGATACAAAGGGTGGTGAGATTCAAGAATCAAATGATGGGAATATTAGGAAGAAGGTGCCTGCTAAAGTTCTTCGTTACTTTCCACTAAAACCTCGTTTGCAAAGGTTATTTTTGTCTTCAAAGACAGCCGAGGCCATGAGATGGCATGATGTTGCTCCTAAGGAAGATGGTGTAATGACGCATCCTAGAGATTCAGAAGCTTGGAAGATGTTTGATTTAAAAAACACTTCATTCGCAGAGGATCCACGAAATATACGTTTGGCATTAGCTACTGATGGTATTAATCCCTATTGTAGTATGAATGCAAATTCTAGTACCTGGCCAGTTATTCTCATTCCTTACAACACTCCTCCTTGGATTTGTATGAAGCGGACGTCTTTTATTCTTTCAATGATAATTCCTGGAAAAAAGATGCCAGGAAACAATATAGATGTCTACTTACAACCGTTGATCAAAGAGCTAAAAGAGTTATGGAATGAGGGCGTGGATGCATATGATTCTTTTGAGAAAAAGGCGTTCAAATTGCATGCGGCGTTGATGTGGACTATAAGTGACTTTCCTGGGTTAGGAATTCTCTCCGGGTGGAACACGTACACTGGACTTGCTTGTCCATCTTGTAACTTCGACTCTGTTCCTTTTCAACTTCCTCATAGTAGAAAATCATGTTTCATAGGACATCGTCGTTTTCTTAATCAAAGGCATCGATTTAGATTGAATAGGGTTCGATTTAATGGAGAGCAAGAATTTCGCAATCCACCGAAGAGGTTATCTGGTCTTGATATACTTGAGCAAGTCAAGGACATCAATGTCACATTTGGTAGAAAAGAAGAGGCAAAAGTTAGGGG CACCAAGTCAAAAGACCACCTCAATGCTCGAAAAGATCTTAAAGCTTTAGGCTGTAAACAAGATCTTTGGCCAGATGAGAATGGAAAGTACGCTCCAGCTATCTTTACACTGACTAATAAAGGCAAGAAGGCTTTTCTGtcaactttaaaaaatattagtgtgCCAGATGGGTATTCAAGTAACATATCTAGGTGCATTGATGTTGACAACCTTAAGATCAATGGGATGCTAAAAAGCCATGATAATCACATATTAATGCAACAATTGCTACCATTAGCCATGCGAACGAGTTTGCCTAGTGAAGTTTCAGCAATCTTGATTGAATTGTGCTCGTTCTTTAGGAAGTTATGTGAAAAAAGATTGATTATTAAGGATTTAGACAAGTTGCAAGATCAAATTGTGCTCACTCTATGCCATATGGAGATGTTATTTTCTCCATCCTTTTTTACAGTTATGATTCATTTGGTGGTTCACCTTGTTGAAGAAGTTAAGCTTGGAGGTCCTGTACAATACCGGTGGATGTATCCGATAGAAAG GTACTTGAGACAACTAAAATCTTATGTGCGTAATAAAGCACAACCAGAGGGCTCTATTGCTGAAGGTTATCTTATGCAAGAGATCCTTACATTTTGTTCAAGATACCTGGACAATATTGAGACAATATGGAATCGACGTAAGCGTGTTGGTAATGAGCCTACCCAGATAGATCCCAATTCACGAATATCTAAGCTGTTTCCTCAAGTTGGAGAATCAAATAATGGTTTCACATATTTTACTTTATCACCAATTGAGAAGAGGCAGGCTCATAGGCATGTTTTGACAAATTGTCGTTCAGTTGATAACTATCTTAGGGATTATAGAGATATTGTGAAGAAAAGATTAAGAAGCCGAACAAGGGATACTACTGAGATAGACAAAAAG ATTTGTACTAATCTCAACAAACTTCCTGATGTGGATAAAGACATTCTTATCAGCCTTTCTCAAGGACCATATGACCAAGCAAGAAAGTTCTCTTCATATGATGTTAACGGATATAGATTTCGAACTTTAGCAAGGGATAATGGATTAAAAACTCAGAATAGCGGAGTTTTTGGTACATTTGGAACAAGAAGTTACTCAAGTAGTAAAGATACCCGAATGAACTTTGGTGCGGTGCCTTATTATGGAAAGTTGGTAGACATCATTGAGCTTTTCTACAATGGTTTTACAGTTCTCTTGTTTAAATGTCAATGGGCAAACACAACTAGTCCTAGAGGAATCAAAAAGGACAATTTGGGTTTTTTATCTGTGAACTTTACAAGGCTCATACATACTGGTGAACATGAAGATGACGAGCCATATATTAAAGCTTCTGAAGCCCAGATGGTATATTATGTGGATgatgagaaagaaaaaggatGGTGCATACCAATTCACTTGAAGCCAAGAGATTTGTATAACATGAGTggagataatatgggtgaagaTGACGAAATTACAGTATCCAATGATAATTATCCACCACAAGACTTAGAGTCTCTTTTtccagatgaaaatacaaatataaaattgGCGAGAATAGTTGTAGATGATGATTTTCCAATAATCAATGAAAACTATGATGAGAATGAGGATATGCTTGTGTAA